From Marinobacterium sp. LSUCC0821, a single genomic window includes:
- the pilQ gene encoding type IV pilus secretin family protein translates to MKLLIVLARSTLQMKRHLAWVLLLLAQLILAQPLFAQTLVNVEATALPGDKTELNFTFTEPAKEPRVYVIDSPARLVVDFWGATKGDLGRTMPIGSGAIGNLQFAEVDDRTRVVVELTESLPYAVNVDGVNVRLQLGAEGSKVAGSAPTTTAAANTPTQTSDITRIVGVDFERVEGGQGRVTISMSDDRAGLDIVEEGSGIIVNLSGANIATGLAQRLDVQAFATPVNFIDSMNAEQNAAILILPSKDPYEYLAYQSGNQLVLDFKPVSLMDQTQRQADLFPYTGQEIDLNFQNVELRSVLQIIAEVAEKNLVVGEEVGGNTTLRLKNVPWDQALDIILKTNGLDKRVVGNVMLVGDATQIADRERKELENQQAVKELAPLNTEYVQIDYRRASEMKEYLSAANLISERGFVLADDQTNVLMIRETQAAIDDIRRTLKRFDVEVAQIMVEARVVTASSDFADKLGVRWGFANGPTTVLGDGQLSFGSGITAPGVAGVTQSGLGVDFGVAGPSLAVGFIKNSLLLSAELSALETSGNGEVISQPKVITTNGKAANITSGQQIPYQTVQDGSTSTAFKDVALSLDVTPQLNPGDRIALDLAINQDSIGSVLANGDISINTNQLTTSVVVNDGDTIVLGGVFRTEKSEGVQKVPGLGDLPILGAAFRNRQMTETKNELLIFITPKLIRESLSVR, encoded by the coding sequence ATGAAACTATTAATTGTTTTGGCAAGAAGTACATTACAGATGAAGCGCCACCTTGCTTGGGTGTTGCTGTTACTAGCTCAGCTCATTTTAGCGCAGCCCCTTTTCGCGCAGACGCTAGTCAATGTTGAAGCTACGGCACTACCTGGCGACAAAACAGAACTTAATTTCACATTTACAGAACCGGCTAAAGAGCCGCGTGTCTATGTTATCGACTCGCCTGCTCGTCTTGTAGTCGATTTCTGGGGTGCAACCAAGGGCGATCTGGGTAGGACGATGCCCATTGGAAGTGGTGCAATTGGTAATCTTCAGTTTGCAGAGGTTGATGATCGCACCCGCGTGGTGGTTGAGCTAACAGAATCACTCCCTTATGCGGTGAATGTTGATGGAGTCAATGTGAGACTTCAGCTTGGAGCTGAGGGTTCTAAGGTGGCTGGCTCTGCTCCAACAACTACTGCAGCAGCAAACACTCCAACGCAAACCTCTGATATTACCCGTATTGTGGGTGTCGATTTTGAACGTGTAGAGGGCGGCCAGGGTCGAGTGACTATCTCTATGTCAGATGATCGTGCGGGCCTTGATATTGTTGAAGAGGGTAGCGGCATAATCGTCAATTTATCGGGCGCCAATATCGCTACGGGCCTAGCTCAGCGTTTGGATGTTCAGGCTTTTGCAACACCGGTTAACTTTATTGACTCGATGAATGCCGAGCAAAACGCTGCGATTTTAATCCTCCCGTCAAAAGATCCGTATGAGTACCTCGCTTATCAATCAGGAAATCAGCTCGTACTCGATTTTAAACCGGTATCGCTGATGGATCAGACACAGCGCCAAGCAGATCTTTTCCCATACACCGGGCAAGAGATTGACCTTAACTTCCAGAATGTAGAGCTTCGTTCTGTATTGCAGATTATCGCTGAGGTTGCAGAGAAGAACTTGGTGGTCGGCGAAGAGGTGGGTGGCAATACGACCTTGCGTTTGAAGAATGTCCCTTGGGATCAGGCGCTTGATATCATCCTGAAAACTAACGGTTTGGATAAACGTGTAGTTGGTAATGTGATGCTTGTTGGTGATGCGACTCAAATCGCGGATCGCGAACGTAAAGAGCTAGAGAACCAGCAGGCTGTGAAAGAGCTAGCACCTCTGAATACCGAGTATGTTCAGATCGATTACCGCCGTGCATCTGAAATGAAAGAGTACCTTAGTGCTGCAAACCTCATCAGTGAACGTGGCTTTGTACTGGCTGATGATCAAACCAATGTCTTGATGATCCGTGAGACTCAGGCTGCAATCGATGATATTCGCCGTACCCTGAAGCGATTTGATGTTGAAGTTGCGCAGATTATGGTTGAGGCGCGAGTTGTAACTGCATCCTCAGATTTTGCAGATAAATTAGGTGTGCGTTGGGGATTTGCTAATGGTCCCACTACGGTCTTGGGTGATGGGCAACTCTCATTTGGGTCGGGTATTACTGCACCAGGTGTTGCTGGTGTGACTCAAAGTGGCTTGGGCGTGGATTTCGGTGTTGCAGGTCCTTCGCTGGCAGTAGGATTTATCAAAAACTCTCTACTCTTATCGGCCGAGCTATCTGCACTAGAGACCTCGGGTAACGGTGAGGTTATTTCACAACCGAAAGTGATAACTACCAATGGTAAAGCTGCAAATATTACCTCGGGTCAGCAAATTCCTTACCAAACTGTTCAGGATGGAAGTACCAGTACAGCCTTTAAAGATGTAGCTCTTTCGCTTGATGTAACACCACAATTAAACCCTGGTGATCGAATCGCACTGGACTTAGCGATAAATCAAGATAGTATTGGCAGCGTTTTGGCCAATGGTGATATTTCTATTAACACCAATCAATTGACTACTTCGGTTGTAGTTAATGATGGTGATACTATTGTCCTTGGCGGGGTATTCCGTACTGAAAAGTCGGAAGGTGTTCAAAAGGTACCGGGTTTAGGCGATTTGCCAATCCTGGGTGCGGCGTTTAGAAATCGTCAAATGACGGAAACCAAAAACGAGCTATTGATCTTCATTACCCCGAAACTTATTCGTGAGTCGCTTAGCGTGCGGTAA
- the aroK gene encoding shikimate kinase AroK — protein MGSGKSTIGRLLSNELKLDFLDSDKVIVDRAGADIPWIFDVEGEVGFRDREQAVIEQISQQDDLVLATGGGVVMREANREALRSRGFVIYLLTSIDQQMERTARDKNRPLLQTENPRATLEALLEKRDPLYRETADLILRTDRRHPRIVISEIVKALKKHRILTTA, from the coding sequence ATGGGATCTGGAAAGAGCACCATAGGGCGTTTGCTTTCTAATGAGCTTAAGCTCGACTTTCTCGACTCCGATAAGGTGATTGTCGATCGTGCTGGCGCGGATATTCCTTGGATCTTCGATGTTGAAGGTGAGGTGGGTTTTCGCGATCGCGAACAGGCAGTCATAGAGCAGATTTCACAGCAGGATGATCTGGTGTTAGCGACTGGTGGTGGTGTTGTGATGCGTGAAGCCAACCGCGAAGCGCTGCGTAGCCGAGGCTTTGTGATCTATCTTTTGACCAGTATCGATCAACAGATGGAGCGCACCGCGCGTGACAAGAATAGACCGCTGTTGCAGACAGAAAATCCACGTGCGACGCTTGAAGCTCTATTAGAGAAACGTGATCCACTCTATCGCGAAACCGCTGATCTGATCCTCCGTACAGACCGCCGTCACCCGCGCATAGTGATCTCTGAAATTGTAAAAGCGTTGAAGAAACACCGTATTTTGACCACGGCATAA
- the aroB gene encoding 3-dehydroquinate synthase — MQNVEVDLGDRSYPIYIGEQLFAQVDIAGLIKGRQVMIVTNETIAPLYLSALRDQLPALQVDEVILPDGESFKTLDTLNLIFDALLEMRHNRTTTLIALGGGVIGDMTGFAAASYQRGVDFIQIPTTLLSQVDSSVGGKTGVNHPRGKNMIGAFYQPKAVLADTDVLKTLPKRELAAGLAEVIKYGLIYDVEFLAWLEQNIDGLNECDPELLAYAIKRSCEIKAEVVAQDERESGIRAILNLGHTFGHAIETEQGYGNWLHGEAVGAGMWMAADLSHRLGWISAGDLARTETLLRRANLPVRAPDDMSPERFIELMSLDKKVLDGRIRLVLLKQLGEAIVTDSADPDLLRETLLSN; from the coding sequence ATTCAAAATGTTGAAGTCGATCTAGGTGATCGCAGCTACCCTATCTACATTGGCGAGCAGCTCTTTGCGCAAGTAGATATTGCTGGGTTGATCAAAGGTCGTCAGGTGATGATTGTGACCAATGAGACAATCGCACCGCTCTACCTATCAGCACTTAGAGATCAGCTTCCAGCTCTTCAGGTAGATGAGGTGATTTTGCCTGATGGTGAGTCCTTCAAGACCTTAGATACTCTGAATTTAATCTTCGATGCCCTTCTCGAAATGCGTCATAACCGCACAACAACACTTATCGCTTTGGGTGGTGGTGTGATTGGCGATATGACTGGCTTCGCAGCAGCCTCTTACCAGCGCGGCGTGGATTTTATCCAGATTCCAACGACTCTGCTTTCGCAGGTCGACTCCTCAGTTGGCGGCAAAACGGGTGTAAACCACCCGCGCGGCAAAAATATGATTGGTGCCTTCTATCAGCCTAAAGCGGTTCTGGCTGATACGGATGTGCTGAAAACCTTACCTAAGCGTGAGTTGGCTGCCGGCCTTGCTGAGGTGATCAAGTATGGCTTGATCTATGATGTCGAGTTTCTTGCTTGGCTAGAACAGAACATAGATGGTTTGAATGAGTGCGATCCAGAGCTTTTAGCCTACGCGATTAAGCGCTCATGTGAGATTAAAGCTGAAGTCGTGGCGCAAGATGAGCGTGAATCGGGTATCCGCGCTATTCTCAATCTTGGCCATACCTTCGGACATGCGATAGAGACAGAGCAGGGCTATGGAAACTGGCTGCACGGCGAAGCCGTAGGTGCTGGGATGTGGATGGCAGCAGATCTGTCGCACCGACTAGGCTGGATCAGTGCAGGCGATTTGGCGCGCACGGAGACTCTTCTGCGTCGAGCTAATCTCCCGGTTCGAGCTCCAGATGATATGTCCCCAGAACGTTTCATTGAGTTGATGTCGTTGGATAAGAAAGTATTGGATGGTCGTATTCGTCTCGTACTACTTAAACAGCTTGGCGAAGCTATAGTGACCGACAGTGCAGATCCTGATCTGCTTAGAGAGACCTTGCTGTCGAACTAA